CGAGGACGCACGGCCTCCGAGTACTCGTCCTCCAGGTCGCTACTGGCCTTCCTTTTCCCGTTGGATGGACCGACTGCCACGTCGACATCCATTTTACCCGCCGGGATGGAAGCCAACGCCTCGGCGAATGACCTCGGAGTGGAGGTGGTCGCCGCCTCCTCGAGGGAGGCGGTGCGCCCTGCCGCGCTGGTCGTCGCATCCTCGAGGGATACAGTACGGCCTGATGGTGCTTTGGCCGTCGCCTCCACTGGGGAGGCAGTACTGCCAAGGACGGGGGTAGTTTCAGTTGCCGCCTTCTCAGAGATGGCGGTACTAACCTTACGTGCGCGTTTGGTCGCCACCTCCTCGAGGGAGGCGGTGCGGCCTGCCGCGCTGGTCGTCGCATCCTCTAAGGAAGCAGTACGGCCTGGTATACCTGCCTTGGCTGCCGCCTCCGCTGGGGAGGCAGTTCTGCCAATAACTGGTTTCTTGGTCGCCGCCTTCACGAGGGGGGCGGTGCGGCCTGATGATTTGGCTACCGCCGCCACAGGGGAGGCAGTCTTGCCAAGAACGGGGGTAGCGTTGGTTGCCGCCTTCACGGGGATGGCGGGTCTGACCTTACGCGCAGATTTAGTCGCCGCTTTCAACGGGGAAGGCGGACGGCTTGGTGGAACGGGTCTCAATGTCCCGTTCTTATCGATAATGTGTGTGTCGACCACGCTTGCAAACAAGCGAAAGTCTACACACGATGCGGATAAAGTTTTCTTCTCCATTTTAAGAGGCATTTCTGCCACCTCAAAACGGTTTGgaaaacccaacccaaccctaaaAAGGGCGCtcttaatttcaaaagaaacttATCTGCTCCGGATTACGCCTTTGACGAGGTCACCCAGGTAGAAAATGAACCTTCCCCCTTCCTTCGCTCACGCAACAGGTCGGACGAATTCTTCAACTTCTCTCCAGGCGATGTTGCTCTCTTCAAGGCTCGAATCGGACTTTCAATACATACGTTATcgctaaataaaaaataaattgctttttGCATGCTTTTACGCATGTAGAGCGAAATACAGGTTTTTCAAATACATATACCCAACTGCGCCGACGGTTCGACCAATAGCGGCCGTCAGCCAAGCGGTAGCAACGGGAGGCGTCACCTACTGATACGACGCTACCACTTTATAAACGGTAAAGACAGGCCATTTTTATAACACTAACTTACTGCAGTGTCTACGCTGTGTTACTGTCGAAAATCTTGTCACCGATAAGTTTTATTAACTAATCAACGAACACCAACAATGCCACCGAAAACTAGTGGGAAAGCAGCCAAAAAGGCGGGTAAAGCGCAGAAAAATATATCGAAAACCGATAAGAAGAAGAAACGCAAGAGGAAGGAAAGCTACGCTATTTACATTTACAAGGTATTGAAACAAGTTCATCCTGATACCGGTATTTCGAGCAAAGCTATGAGTATAATGAACAGTTTTGTGAACGATATCTTCGAGAGGATAGCCGCTGAAGCATCCCGTTTGGCTCATTACAACAAAAGATCAACGATCACCAGTCGAGAAATCCAGACTGCCGTCAGACTTCTGTTACCTGGAGAATTGGCGAAGCACGCTGTAAGCGAAGGCACCAAGGCTGTTACTAAGTACACAAGTTCCAAATAAATGGCGATATAAGCATCCCCCCTCCCTACCAAACAACGACCGGTTCTTTTCAGAACCAAAAATTAGTATCTGAATAAAGAATATTATCgcaatttacaatatttttaagttaaccCGGCGACAGTGTGGTGGGTTTTTTGCATACAACCTTTGTGCTGGGGTATGACATacactaaaataaattgacagaaaaataaataaagattctGGTATCTGAACGTTCAGTTACACCCCCCCTCCATATACAACCTCCCTTTCAAGATATCAGCATTTTGATTGTGCCATAATTTTGTACTATTTATGTACTAATTTTGtactacattaaaaaattttgtactaataatttagtatattttttatatatatcaaAGTGGAACGTTCAGTTACACCCCCCTTTTCATCAACGACATCTACGCCACCTTTTGTAGCATTATAAAACGAAACTACTTCCGGTTTTCTTCTACCCCCAGTAGTTACATCAATATCTGGAGTATGGTGTAACGTAGACAAAAGAAGTACAACCTTACCTTTTCTTGGTGTATAGGAAACTAAAGTGATATccttttgaaaatcaaatttgctGGAATGGTCTGGTCTGTTTTTCACTACTTGAAAATGAAGCTCTCGGGTATTTGCCGTTTGTTCTTCCTAACCGTCCCGACGGGTGTAATTTTGTGTTGTCTTAGCAGTGTTAGCATCAGATCATAATTGCTGAACCAATTATCAAACGTTACATTTCGTTTTGTGCCGGAAATTGGAGCTATAAGTCTAAGAACCACATCGTTTGGCTTATTGCTCAACTTGAATGGACCATCGGGTTGCAGTCCCACGTACAATTCTAAGTTGAGAAAAAAGTATGATTTTGCATCTACAagtgtaaatattttcaaaccaTAACGTGCTGGCTTTTTGGGCATGTATTGACGAAAAGCACAGCGACCCCTGAATGCTTCTAACTTTTCGTCAATGGTGAGATATTCGCTTGGAGTAAACGAATCCTGGCTATTCTCAACGAATTTCTCAAATAATGCCCTCACTGCTGTCAtcttgtcaatatttttcctttcCGCACGATTATTTATGTTGTCAAAGCGTAAACAAGACAGCACGAAAATGAACCTTTGCAAAGACATTGTTTCTCTGAATTAACTTATCCCAGTTCCATCTGTCGACCAAAGCTCCTCAAGATTTAGCCTAGAACGTTTGAAAACTACTGCCAGATAGAGAAGTCCGAATAAAGCTCTTATTTCTGTTCCATTCGTATCCCGTACAACgtattgatgattttcatCGTAGCAAACAGATTTCTGTCGTATTGTTATATTGGTGCACATCACAATATCGTCCACCATATCAGAAATTATAAACTGATTGAAACATTCAATTGGTGTTTTAGCATTCTTGGCTGTTCTTTTTACGCCTGGTAGGTGTGTGATTATATTCTCTGTACGCGTGCGAACATTCTTGGGAAAATGTTTTGAAGCCCATGTTGTACCATCCTTGCCTAAATATTTTCGACAGATTTTTGGTATTTCACTTTCAGTTACTTCTTCGCATCCTCCTCGCCGTCAGAGTTATGATTACTGTCACATACAAAATCAGATTCGTCTTCACTTTCGGAGCCAATAGGATTTTCGGCTTCTTCAACCTCTTCCCAGAGAGCTAATAATCGTGGCCTGCCATAAAACTGAAGGCGAAACCAAATTACCTGTGAAATGTTATATCGACATTTGTATTCAGAATCTGTATAGATTTTAGCAGAAACATGTTAACCGTGTCGAAGCTTTAGTCAGTCATTTTCCACTTctgtttatacaaatttgtCAAATACAtaagtaaaagaaaataaataaacatcacAATATATATAGATAATGTAgtgttttgtttgtttacaTATTATATATTGGGGTTTCTTTAGCTATGAGACTCTTGTTAAACTCAGGGTTTCGGGCAAGTTCAggttcaaaaagaaaaataataaggttcgacaaaaattcttttaattaaacaaaaaaaaattaacacgtTTTAtgaataacgaaaataaaattgtttttctaaatttactttatcAACAATGCCTATTGACGAGAGGTaacttttaaatgaaatagaaAACTGCGATAATCGACTGAAACATCGATCTGAGAGAGAACACGTTTATTCTTtcgagagagagagagagatcAGGATAAAAACTCGTTATATCCGTTCTTAGAAATAACAAATGGCTGACGCCTTAAATCGAAATCAAACTCGTTGGAAAAAtagtgttaaataaaaaaaagttatacaaGACAAACTGATAAATCTTTACCCATAAGTaagtattgataaaattataagGAAACTCTTGTGAGTTGTCTTTTGAGTTTGATTcgttgatttttcttttgtaggttatgttaaataagaaaaataaattatcatccAACTCACTGCGAAAAAGAAAGGATTGGAATTCAATGTGGTATCAGGATAATGGATTGTTTCTTGGTTTCGGAGCACGAACTAGATTTCTGGATTGGTTACAGGATTCCATTCCGGTCTCTCTTTCGGATTATACGGAATTGTCTACAGGATTCTTCTGATGGAAAATTGGACTGCTGTTCTTCGGATTTCGGGTCTCAGATAATCTCGAAGAAGTTTCAGGAGTTCTCGGAATAGGtcgattcttttttatatatcgtTGGTTAAATTggctttataaaattattttaattttaaaggttatctCTCggagatttaaattttttctgtcTGACGACGTGGATTCGACGCTGGTCAGACGACGACTGTCTCGCTGCCTGTTCGCGATTTCCTTATATACCCCGGCACTCCAACTGTTTCTTCCTTGTTTCTGATTGGTTCTTAGGTTCGCgccttttttcaaaattcaaaatacttGCATTGAATGTCATCTCTagattagaaaaattcaattttaaatcaaggatttcctcctcaaaataacgttaaaacaTCAAAGGATGGATGAAAAATGGGCTTTAGGAGCTGGACTATATTAATTGATACTTTTGGAAGCAAACTAAGGCATATATCAAGATTAGGAGTctctcttaaaaatcgatgatttttttttaatcgataggaaatgagtcaaaagaggcattaatgataaaaaaaaagtgcggaaaagtgtagtacttaccgaaaaatcactttaaagttgcgatttgacgtttctttttggaagttaaaagcaatgttaaaattgcattttcgtattaaatcctaacctgaaattgtttaatttatactcacgcacaaaataaaaagttattttcactaaacttattgagattaaaacatattttcggatgaaaacctTATTTCTTAGGCTATCAATGCATAACGACAACtacctgtcgttagatagaattgtttctaccaaatgtgtgttaatagactttgtgttaatagattgtgtatcaattgatctgtcaaacgactgaaatatctttatattgtaaatataaatgataaataagtataatagtttatttaatagtaccttacttaagttaaaatagttaattaattaaaaattaatattaaaaaagacgtgtacatggttacaaaataacaataaaaaaataacccgtgtgacgatggcaacaaactgtgtatttaaccaaatgacaattacaactaagaacacaagcaatgttaaccatgacatgtattttcgtattaaatcctaacctcaaattgtttaatttatacccaggcacaaaataaaaagttattttcacttaacTTGAGATTCCAACATAACTATTCATAATGACacctatgtgaagttagcccccaattagataggtttttacatgtatagtattttgattataacatgagaatcagtgaaccgatttcgataaacaatgtctcattcgaaagcttaatctttggtCAATACGacagtggaaatgcccgattcgaaatctctttcgaatttcgttaaaacgccaaaataatgcgaacatacacgaaaattacacaaaattgACCTTCTTTAAatggtgataactcgtaaacgatgtacccgttaatcaagatctatacgtcactcgattcgtcatagtgtcttctatcgaaattacaagatgcccgatttcaattctctcccgttaactttatacagccctcggaatgacaccgtcttcggctcgttgtttatgcacgtgTGAACGCTCAAAAGTATAgtccccaatataaaaaaattaatttaaactaaatcgactataattaaagaacagtttgacggattttaatgttttatatctcaatcgaaagtttatgtctggctgaatgctgttgtcgaaatgcccgattcgaaatatttaaggattttgattaaaacacaacaaacgaattaattaaacacatcaattatctccggaactaattgaccaattttagtcatcaaaatctcggtcgaaagtatgatctgcaatgaatgcgaaggtggaaacATTGAAATGACCCCGCGAGAGATTTCGagtcgggcatttccactttcgtattggccaaagattaagctttcgaatgagatttTGATTATCGAAATCGATTGACTGgttttcttgttataatcaaaatactatacatgtaaaatactatctaattgggggctagaaaaatttgGAGCTAACCTCGCATAGGTCCTAATGACTAAGTGCCTGTCGTTATATAGACTGTGTGTCTATTAACTATGTACAAGAGCGTCGCCAGATAGGAGCAAAGATAGattcgaaaaaagaaattgaatacaATATAAGATACAGATAGATTCTAAAAAGTTTTAGCATCAAAAGGTCATAACGTAGGGTGAAATATTCGTCAAATCCTTTGGTCAAATCTGaaagaaaagaataataaaccttattttggagaaattcAAAAGATTAAGGTAGAAATGCAATTGATGGGTACTTGTGGGTGTGTAATGGGCACGTTTCCACTcggaaacaaaaaagaagGAAGGTGCGGTAAGGTTGTATCGTTTCGAAAAGGcaacttttttacaaattttaagttacaaATCCATCGAATCCACCTGACGTCATGCGAAGAGTAGTATGTCAACATCTGGCCGTACTAAAAGTCATCTCCCAGGGAATCTTGCCAGATATATTTTCCACAAATCGTATATTTTACGTTTATGTTATACGTGAATTAACAATGTAAGGCCAATGTTTACACAAATATTTGCCTGCTTGCGTACTTGCCAATTACACCAGTCGTGTGGGACCACCTTAAGAACAGAATAAACAATAGTCATCAATTGTAAAAACAGATTGAGTTCCtataaatagttatttttatttttatagctgGTGTTTATATTTGACCCACACCCTTCTCCATATCTAATCCGacatttgggaaattttcgctagtttaaacgtaaattaacctaactcaaaatctaatttctacacaaaattcttATTTGAGCGATATTACATCGATAAAAGCAAGATTGACGATCTTTAAGcaacataatttatattgtgTTCAGTCTTTATGTGGTGCTTAGAAATAATGgaattttctttagttttattctttctctatctaaaaccggtcTTTGTCTGTCGATAAGTTAATACTAAGATCAATCTGTACTTAGACTACAAAGCGGTGGCTCTGTACTTAGATTAAATagcttaaaattaccaaacttcaagccttTGAGCACTCTTTAAATTATCTTAACCCGGGTTTTCGTTGAAATgtctatcggcgtcatgcttaaatcgcccttaatatacatccctacacgcaaaaacgcttaattactattcctttaaacaaatttcttatttgatagggggaaaactatagaagtatagatctatcttatctacaattttctggtctttctaatggtgtataacacgcggctaTCGCTGCTTGGTTATAGAGTTTTTTcctggtgatataagaaagttattgatcccaacaatgtttaaaagtagctaaaacgtgtgaatttggtaattttttgacCAAAAACGTCCTTGTGTAAGTCTATAACTTCATgatatacttctatagttttcctcatatcaaataagaaagttgtttagaggtagagcaattaaacgtttctgtatatagagatgtatattaaaggtgatttaaccatgatgctaatagatattgaccgacaAAAACCTGgattaagatatttgaaggagcgttctttctgattgtgaacacagttttttaaaattcggtttgataacaattgcacaagggcttgaagtttggtaatattaagctattttacgtacagagcggtgttcttcatcttttattgattttaatattaacatataagGCAAACgaaggattaagctttcgaatgagacattgtttatcaaaatcggttcactggttctcatgttataattaaaatactatacatgtaaaattctgtttaattGGGGGCTGACTTCACATAGGtgtcattatgaataattatgttgtaatctcaacaagtttagtgaaaataactttttattttgtgcgtgggtataaattaaacaatttcaggttaggatttaatacgagaaaatacatggttaacattgcttgtgttgtcagttgtaatggttgtaattgtcatttggttcaatacacagtttgttgctatcgtcacacggataatttatttatttttattttgtaagcatgtcttttttaataactattttaatttaactaaactactattaaataagctactatacttatttatcatttatatttataacataaaGATATTTCAGCTTTCAGTCATTTGACAGATCAATTGATTTGACACAAAGTCTATTAATACgcatttggtagaaacaattctatctaacgacatTTAATTCATAGATaagatataatatatttgttatatagaTGGGCAACTATAAACGTTTGATTGAAATGCGCAATTAGTTTTGGATACTGTCACCTACAGCGCTGAAATCATTGGCAGACgggaaatataaattaaatttgttatttgaaaggtttatcgatgattttttacgaaaacaTTGCTTGGCGACAAAACTTTACAAACTGTGCAAAACTTTAAACACATTAAATTTTGTCGTTTACaatgttttacaaaaaaaacatcaaaaaaacatgactaggtattaaattattatttggtacagggtttattaaaaagtctttaaatgaataacaaagactttattctttaatttttttattattatttttaccacatcgtttccttttaattttattgcatttatccAATGCTGCTTCCGCATCAATCGAAGTGTACTTATTATaaagcaacaacaacaaatcgCTTTTTCTTCAAATCGCTAGCAACTCTTCCACTGTACACAATACaacgcaataaaaatattactatgtCAAACCTGGTCAAACCAGTCAAACTGACAActcaaaaaattgacaaaatgGGTTCTGTAATCGAAAGCAACGCCATAAGTGATAGTATCCAGAATTAAACGTATGTTCCCAACTTCATTAATACGAGTGACTGGTGCATGATTTAATTGTCGTTCTGCATCGATAGCCTAAGAAACCaggttttcatccgaaaatatgttgtaatctaaacaagtttagtgaaaataactttttattttgtgcgtgggtataaattaaacaatttcaggttaggatttaatacgaaaatgcaattttaacattgctttgaacttccaaaaagaaacgtcaaatcgcaactttaaagtgatttttcggtaagtactacacttttccgcactttttttttatcattaacgcctcttttgactcatttcctatcgattacaaaaaatcatcgatttttaagagagACTCCTAATCTTGAATTATTCCCAAACTAAATGGTTTTAGATAAGATTTTCACCAACAAAACATCTctctgtcaaaatttcaaggtTATGTTCTCTCGGTGAACTAAACGATGGTTAATTTTATCACAATACAtaagtaaaagaaaataaataaacatcacAATATATATTGATAAACACTTACCTGTGCGGTGGGGTATCGAGTAAGATATTGACTACTACAGATGCTTTAAGCTATTAAAGGAAGGTATTGAGTTCCCTGGTGGAACATTTACATATCGAATTGAATGGCGCGCATTTTAAGACGTCTGGGGTATATGATACCCCAACACACTGTCGCCGGGTTAATAGTAGGTAATATAAGTGCGATCCATGTAAGTTGTATATAAGTTGTCAAGATCCTTCCTACGATGACTCTTCCGTCTGGGGTTACGCCGCGCAATCGCACGTGCAAAAAGTCCAACTTGTTTAGAACGAGGTCCTAAGGATGGCATTTGATGCACCTTGGTTTGTCAGTAACGCGACACTGCACAATGATTCCCAGATGGCGACCATCGAGGAATTCATTCGGGACAAGGCCAGTACCGAGTTTACGCGGCTCGAAAACCATCCCAATCCCCTCCTAGCGGGATTAACGGATTACAACGTTGAACACCTTCGCCCTTAACGGTCAAGGCTGCTTCTCGTCTGACGATCCAGGAATCCGACTGTCCTTCCCAATTCCACTTTCGATATCACTAAATTAGTGAATACAATGTAACATATGTATGTATTTTCCGTTAGTTTTAGGTCCGATGAAAAGGGCCACGTTCACCGTTCAAGAtctttaatttgtttgttaatatcCTCCCAATAAAGGTTgataatataagtacgaaggctttcacggccggtgttaattaaactaaaactagaactaacactagacctactagtct
This genomic stretch from Onthophagus taurus isolate NC chromosome 7, IU_Otau_3.0, whole genome shotgun sequence harbors:
- the LOC139430581 gene encoding histone H2B — encoded protein: MPPKTSGKAAKKAGKAQKNISKTDKKKKRKRKESYAIYIYKVLKQVHPDTGISSKAMSIMNSFVNDIFERIAAEASRLAHYNKRSTITSREIQTAVRLLLPGELAKHAVSEGTKAVTKYTSSK